The Halorussus salinus genome includes a region encoding these proteins:
- a CDS encoding MFS transporter: protein MGDLRGVVRRYYAYKMTNAYGFYLPVSVVYLTQVKGYGMEVVGLTGAAFLFAEVAAEIPTGYVGDRIGRRASLAVGNLLSAVALGLWVVADSPLAYVGLNVVWAFGWAFRSGTGKAWLYEVLDAHGEADEFARVSGRANTALLLTSGATAVAAGALVTVDWSLPFLANALLSALGIPILATLPTVASERDAESDDEEGRADSADSTPVEDETFTVGDALRTLRIQVRRPEIRWFVAFAALVYTLFELSRTFEQPAMTAAGVSVPALGLLYAGFKVVSAAAAASAGWIEETLGVRGALVLLVPLLGVTYAAIAFAPVLVVPVVVLTRGARSVFRPLRNQYLNDRVENVGRATVLSGATMVFSLVAGVAKVGGGYAAAALGPIRLLAASAVVLTAGAGLVWVAFSPVRPASESDDAGSDSEVGASAATD from the coding sequence ATGGGAGACCTTCGAGGCGTCGTCCGGCGCTACTACGCCTACAAGATGACCAACGCCTACGGCTTCTACCTACCGGTAAGCGTCGTCTACCTCACGCAAGTCAAGGGCTACGGCATGGAAGTCGTGGGCCTGACCGGCGCGGCGTTCCTCTTCGCGGAGGTCGCCGCCGAGATTCCCACGGGCTACGTCGGCGACCGCATCGGTCGGCGGGCCAGCCTCGCGGTCGGGAACCTCCTGTCGGCGGTCGCGCTCGGTCTCTGGGTCGTCGCCGACTCGCCGCTCGCCTACGTCGGCCTGAACGTCGTCTGGGCGTTCGGGTGGGCGTTCCGGTCGGGAACGGGCAAGGCGTGGCTCTACGAGGTTCTGGACGCCCACGGCGAGGCCGACGAGTTCGCCCGCGTCAGCGGTCGCGCCAACACCGCGCTCCTACTGACCTCGGGGGCGACCGCAGTCGCCGCGGGCGCGCTCGTGACCGTCGATTGGTCGCTCCCCTTCCTCGCCAACGCCCTCCTCTCGGCGCTCGGGATTCCGATTCTGGCGACGCTCCCGACCGTGGCGAGCGAGCGCGACGCCGAGAGCGACGACGAGGAGGGACGGGCCGACAGCGCCGACTCTACACCGGTCGAAGACGAGACGTTCACGGTCGGCGACGCGCTCCGGACGCTCCGCATCCAAGTCCGGCGACCCGAAATCCGGTGGTTCGTCGCGTTCGCCGCGCTCGTCTACACGCTCTTCGAACTCTCGCGGACCTTCGAGCAACCGGCGATGACCGCCGCGGGGGTCTCGGTGCCCGCGCTCGGTCTCCTCTACGCCGGGTTCAAGGTGGTCTCGGCCGCGGCGGCCGCCAGCGCGGGCTGGATAGAGGAGACCCTCGGCGTCCGCGGAGCCTTGGTCCTGTTGGTGCCCCTCCTCGGCGTGACCTACGCGGCAATCGCGTTCGCGCCGGTGCTGGTGGTTCCGGTCGTCGTCCTGACCCGAGGAGCCCGGAGCGTGTTCCGGCCGCTCCGGAACCAGTACCTCAACGACCGCGTGGAGAACGTCGGGCGCGCGACGGTCCTCTCGGGCGCGACGATGGTCTTCTCGCTGGTCGCCGGGGTCGCTAAGGTCGGCGGCGGGTACGCGGCCGCCGCGCTCGGGCCGATTCGGCTCCTCGCCGCGAGCGCCGTGGTGCTGACCGCAGGTGCGGGTCTCGTCTGGGTCGCATTTTCACCGGTCAGACCGGCGAGCGAGAGCGACGACGCAGGAAGCGACTCGGAAGTCGGCGCGTCGGCGGCGACGGATTGA
- a CDS encoding M24 family metallopeptidase: MDAFEERTRRCQDRLAAVGADAAVLFPSTNLFYVSGFREEPGERHLFLVIPREGDPAFVAPEMYDAQIRDSSWVQDLRLWADGEDPTKLVADLADEFDLRGGHLLVDDTMWARFTQDLRETLPEATFGLASEVFDDLRVRKDDTELAALRTAGEVADRVSVEIRELGEEAVGMTEDELADEIERRLAAAGGDEIAFGTIAGSGPNGAKPHHRHEDREIRPGDPVVLDFGAYVDGYPGDQTRTVVFAGDPPEGYEEVHEVVREAHEAAVEAVEPGVTAESIDRAAREVIEEAGYGDEFVHRTGHGVGLDVHEDPYIVAGNETELEPGMVFSVEPGVYLDGEFGVRIEDLVVVTEEGCERLNDSPRTWEPL, encoded by the coding sequence ATGGACGCTTTCGAGGAGCGGACCCGGCGATGTCAGGACCGACTCGCCGCGGTCGGCGCGGACGCGGCCGTGTTGTTCCCGAGTACCAACCTGTTCTACGTCTCGGGGTTCCGCGAGGAGCCCGGCGAGCGCCACCTCTTTCTGGTGATTCCCCGCGAGGGCGACCCCGCCTTCGTCGCGCCGGAGATGTACGACGCTCAGATTCGGGACTCCTCGTGGGTCCAAGACCTGCGGTTGTGGGCCGACGGCGAGGACCCTACAAAACTCGTGGCCGACCTCGCCGACGAGTTTGACCTCCGGGGTGGTCACCTGCTCGTGGACGACACGATGTGGGCGCGGTTCACCCAAGACCTGCGCGAGACGTTACCCGAGGCGACGTTCGGCCTCGCCAGCGAGGTGTTCGACGACCTCCGAGTGCGCAAGGACGACACCGAGTTGGCCGCTCTTCGGACCGCAGGCGAGGTGGCGGACCGAGTGAGCGTCGAAATTCGGGAACTAGGCGAGGAGGCCGTCGGCATGACCGAGGACGAACTCGCCGACGAAATCGAGCGCCGACTCGCCGCGGCGGGCGGCGACGAAATCGCGTTCGGCACCATCGCGGGGTCGGGACCCAACGGTGCCAAGCCCCACCACCGCCACGAGGACCGCGAGATTCGGCCCGGCGACCCGGTGGTACTCGACTTCGGCGCGTACGTCGATGGCTACCCCGGCGACCAGACCCGGACGGTCGTGTTCGCTGGCGACCCGCCGGAGGGCTACGAGGAGGTCCACGAGGTCGTCCGGGAGGCCCACGAGGCCGCAGTCGAAGCGGTCGAACCCGGCGTCACGGCCGAATCCATCGACCGCGCCGCCCGCGAGGTCATCGAGGAGGCGGGCTACGGCGACGAGTTCGTCCACCGAACGGGCCACGGCGTCGGGTTGGACGTTCACGAGGACCCCTACATCGTCGCGGGCAACGAGACTGAACTCGAACCGGGGATGGTGTTCAGCGTCGAACCCGGCGTCTATCTCGACGGCGAGTTCGGCGTCCGCATCGAAGACCTCGTGGTCGTGACCGAGGAGGGGTGCGAGCGACTGAACGACTCTCCTCGGACGTGGGAACCGCTCTGA
- a CDS encoding aldo/keto reductase: MEYVETDGARIPKLGLGTWQNTGPECTETVRTALDLGYRHVDTAQAYDNEEAVGDGIARSEVDRDEVFLTTKVWRSSLGYEDVLDTVRGSLERLGVEYVDLLLAHWPHPRVPVAETLDAMTELYESGVVKNVGVSNYTLTQLREARSAAEIPLVANQVLYHPYKDQSRLREYCAANGLALVAYSPLARGDALTDDLLERIGDRYDKTAAQVAVRWLVQQEGVVAIPKASSRAHLEQNAAVFDFSLTDDEMARVRDRTGSLEVRLRNHLPALVRRVPF, encoded by the coding sequence GAGTGTACCGAGACGGTCCGGACGGCGCTCGACCTCGGCTACCGGCACGTCGATACCGCGCAAGCGTACGACAACGAGGAGGCCGTCGGGGACGGCATCGCCCGCTCGGAGGTGGACCGCGACGAGGTGTTTCTGACGACGAAGGTGTGGCGGTCGAGCCTCGGCTACGAGGACGTACTGGACACCGTGCGCGGGAGTCTCGAAAGACTCGGCGTCGAGTACGTGGACCTGCTGTTGGCCCACTGGCCCCACCCGCGCGTTCCGGTCGCGGAGACGCTCGACGCGATGACCGAACTGTACGAGTCGGGAGTGGTGAAGAACGTCGGCGTCAGCAACTACACGCTGACGCAACTCCGTGAGGCGAGGAGCGCCGCCGAGATTCCGCTCGTCGCGAACCAAGTCCTCTACCATCCATACAAGGACCAGTCGCGCCTCCGGGAGTACTGCGCGGCGAACGGTCTCGCGCTGGTCGCGTACAGTCCGCTGGCCAGAGGAGACGCGCTGACCGACGACCTCCTCGAACGCATCGGCGACCGGTACGACAAAACCGCCGCACAAGTGGCGGTGCGCTGGCTGGTCCAGCAGGAGGGCGTCGTCGCGATTCCGAAGGCCAGCAGTCGGGCGCACCTCGAACAGAACGCCGCTGTCTTCGACTTCTCGCTGACCGACGACGAGATGGCGCGCGTCCGCGACCGAACCGGGAGTCTGGAAGTCCGACTCCGGAACCACCTCCCCGCGCTCGTTCGTCGCGTCCCGTTCTGA